The DNA region CGTCACCGAATGGCTCACCGGCACACCGGTTTCGCGGATCATCGACGCCGGCACGCCGGAGGAGCGCAGCCGGGTCGGCATGCTCATCATCCGATTCCTGTTGTCCGCGTGGACCCGCACCGGCCTGCTGTACTGCGACCCGCACCCGGGTAACTTCCGGATCCTGCCGGACGGGCGGCTGGGCGTGGTGGATTTCGGGGCCTGCACGCCCTGGCCACCCCCGGGTTTCGAGGAACTGGTCGGCGAGGTGATGGACGCCGCGTTCAACGGCGGCATCCCCGAACTGGACGCGGCGGTGCGCCGGCACGGCTTCGTCCGGCCCGGCCGCGACTACGACGTGGCCGCGCTGGCCGCGGGTCTCGATGCCGTCGGCGAGCCGCTGACCGTCCCGACGTTCCATCTCACCACCGATTGGCTGCGCGGCCACGTCCGCTCGGTGCTGGCTCCCCGCCTGTCCAATGTCCACCGTCAACTGGACATGCCCGCCTACTTCACCCCCTTCGCGCGCTGCTTCCTCACCGCGCTCGGCGTCGTCTGCCAGCTCGGAACCGAGGGCCCGATCCGCGCCGAATTCGCCTGCTGGTCACCGGAATTGGCGGAAGTCTTCGACCGCTACGACCGCGACCATGCCCAGCCCACCGACCTGGCGGTGGTGCGTCAGCTGCGCACCGCGCCGACTGCGCGCCGGACCTCGATCGTCGGCTGACGCGACCAACGGCACCGATCCCCCGGTCCGGTCGGGCATAGGACCAGGCGAGGTAGGCCATAGAACAGGTCTATGGATCCATTGAAATGCGGGTGCTACCGGGGCATGCGTGATCGGACGAGGGTGGAGGCATGACCACAGTGACCTTCCGCCGCACCCCAGCCGCCGCCACCGCCACCGAGGCCGGTCCGGCGACGGCGCTGCGCGCGGGCGAGCGGGCGGGCCGGGAGCCGTTGCGGCATCTGGCCCCGAACTGGTTCGCCGTGGTCATGGGAACCGGGATCATCGGCAATGCCGCCGCCACCCTGCCGGTGCAGTTCCCGGGCTTGAAGGGCGCCGCGACCGCAGCGTGGGCACTGGCCTCGCTGATCCTGATCGTGCTGGCCGGGGCGTGGGTGCTGCATTGGCGGCGCTATCCCGAGGAGGCCCGCGGGCACGGGATGCACCCGGTGATGATGCAGTTCTACGGCGCCGCCCCGATGGCCTTGATGACCGTCGGCGCGGGCACCCTGATGCTGGGCAAGGACGTCATCGGGCTCGGTGCGGCGGTGACCGTGGACTGGGTGTTGTGGTCGGCCGGAACCGTTCTCGGGCTGGTGACCGCGGCGAGCATTCCGTATCGGATGATCACCCGCCATCGCTTCGACGCCGATTCGGCGTTCGGCGGCTGGCTGATGCCGGTGGTGCCGCCCATGGTGTCGGCGGCGCTGGGCGCGCTGCTGGTGCCGCACGCACCCGCCGGGCAGCTGCGGCTGACCATGTTCGTCGCCTGTCTGGCCATGTTCGGCCTGAGTCTGATCGCCTCGCTGGTGACCATCACCCTGATCTGGTCGCGGCTGCTGCACCACGGTTTGCCGCCCGCCGGCATGGTCGCGACCGTGTGGCTGGTGCTGGGTCCGCTGGGCCAGTCGGTGACCGCCGCGAGCGCGCTGGCCCGTGTCGCCCCGGTGTCGTCGATGACCGCACCGCCGCCGGGATGGATGTGTTCGCCGTGCTGTTCGGCATTCCCACCTGGGGATTCGCCATGCTGTGGCTGGCGTTGGCCGTCGCGGTCACCTGGCATTCCCGCGCGTCGATGCCGTTCAACCTGACCTGGTGGGGCTTCACCTTCCCCCTGGGCTGCTGTGTCACCGGCAGCACCGCCCTCTACGGCCACACCGGCGCGGATCTGTTCGCCGTCACCGCCGTGGCCCTGTACGCGCTGCTGGTCGGGGCCTGGCTGGTGGTCGCCTCCAAGACCGTCCGGGGCCTGGTGCTCGGCGAGTTGCTGCGCCCCGCCCGCTAGTTCACGGTCCGGGACCAATCGGGCCCGAAACCGCCGCGCTGTAACCCCGCCCGCTATCTACTGACAGACGTGAACACGCGTCGAAGTATTCGGTGGATGCGGGAAGCGGCGGTTCATGGTGCGACGGGTCGAATCCGAGCGCCGGACACGGCCCGCCGCGAGTTCCGGCTCGGGTCGGGAGTTGCGGCTGGTGTCCGGTGACAGCTACCCCGGCTGGGAAGCGGTTGTACCGGGACAACGCCGCCTGGGTGTACGCGCTGATGTTCGGCAAGGTCGGCAACCGGCCCGACGCCGAGGATCTGACCGCCGAGGTGTTCACCGCGGCGCTCAAACCGCTGCGCATCACCGCGAGCGTCCCCGAGGTGCGGGCCTACCTGCGGGCCACGGCCCGCACCGTGCTGGCCGCGCACTGGAAGGCGCGGATGGGCCGGGAGATCACCGCCATCGAGGACGACATCCCCGACGACCCGCCCGAGGAGTTCCACGACTCCGGGGCTCAGGCCCGGGCGAAGGCGGTGCTGGCCGAACTCCCGGACCGCTACCGGCGCATCCTGGAACTGCGCTTCCTGCAAGGACTCTCGGTGCGGGAATCGGCGCAGTCACTCGGGGTGACGGTGGCGAATGCCAAGGTGTTGCAGCATCGGGCGTTACAGATGGCGTCCCAGCTGAACGAGCGAGGTGTGCGGTGAGCGGGCGGGACGTGCGGCGGTTCGTCGACGAACTACTGGCCGGCAAGAAGTCCACGGGTTTCACCCCCGACGAGACCGAGGCCGAGGAGATGCGCACGGCCATCGAGCTGCGCGCCGCCCGGCTGGGCAGCGACGCGCCCAGCGAGGAGTTCCTGAGCGGTCTGCACCGGCGGCTGGCGGCCGAGATCGACGAGCCGGAGCCGGAATCGCCTCCGGCCCACGGTTACCGGCGCCGGAACCTGCTGATCGGCACCTCCGCCGCCGCGGCCGCCGCGACGGTCGGCGCGGTGGTGGACCGCACCCTGCTCGGGCACGGGCAGAAGGGTTCCCCGCCCGCCGCCCGGCAGACGCCGCTGTCGCCCAATACCGGAGCGTGGCTGCCGATCGCGCGGTCGGCGGACCTGCCCGAGGGCGCGACGGTGGCCTTCGATGTGGGGACGGTCAACGGATTCGTGCGCCGCGACAAGGGGAATCCGGTCGCGGTGTCGGGGGTGTGCACGCATCAGGGCTGCAAGCTGTGGCTCGACGCTCCGGCCGAGCGGCTGCGCTGCCCGTGCCACTCCACCTCGTTCTCGATCGAGGGCCAGGTGGTCACCCATCAGCTGCCGGTGGCTCCGGCGCCACTGCCCCTGGTGCAGGTCCGCGAGAACAACGGCACCATCGAGGTTTTCGCGCCTACCGAGCCCGCCTAGTCGTCAACAGTGTTCGCGCACAGCGGTTTTCGTCCCGTGTAACCCCCTCCCCTATCTGTAGATGACCGGTTCGCAACAGCGAACGGACCCATCCCGGATGGAGGACCGGACCTATGAGACCCACCCGCAGCTCTCGGCGCGCAGCCGTAGCCGCCACCGTCGCCGCGGCAGCCCTGCTGACGGCGACCGCGTGCGGCTCCGGCGGCGGTGGTAAGACCGCGGATCCGGCCGCCCCCGGATTCACCTTCGCTTCCGGCACCGCCACGCCCGGCATGGTGCCGGACGGCGCGGATCCGGCCATGCCCGGGATGACCTCGGCGGCGGGCACCCCCGCCACCGGGGCGCCCGCGCCGGCCGGACCCGATGCTGTCACCATCGACAATTTCGCCTTCGGGCCCGGCTCGCTGACCGTCGCGGCCGGGACCACCGTGACCTGGACGAACAAGGACGAGGAACCGCACACGGTGGTCGCGAACGACGGCAGCTTCCGCTCGCCGACCCTGGGCACCGGCGCCACCTACACCTTCACCTTCGCCAAGCCCGGCAGCTTCGCCTACGTCTGCTCGATTCACCCGTTCATGCACGCGACCGTGGTGGTGACCCCGTGAGCGGCGACGACGCGGCACGGGACCCGCAGGGGATGACCCGCCGCCAGCTCATGCGGCACAGCGCGTGGTTCGGCGCGGCGGTGGGCCTGGCGGTGGTGGGCGGCGAGGTGGTGTCGCACGTGGCGGGTTCCGCGCTGGCGGCTCCGGCGCGGCCGACGCTGCGCTTCGCACAGGTCAGCGACAGTCACATCGGGTTCACCGGGGCCGCGAACACGAGTGTGACCGACACCTTCTCCGAAGCGATCTCCCAGGTGAACTCGCTGGGGTATCAACCCGATTTCGTGATTCACACCGGCGATCTCACCCATCTGGCGACGGCGGAGCAGTTCGATCAGGTCAAGCAGATGATGGGCGGGTTGTCGACGCCGCACGTGTTCACCGTTCCGGGAGAACACGATTCGAGCGATGACGGCGGCTCGAGATACCGGTCAGTCTTCGGCAATGGAACGCACGGCGACGGCTGGTACAGCTTCGACATCGCCGGCGTGCACGTGATCGGATTGGTCAATACGCTCAATTTGAAGAACCTGGGGCATCTCGGTCAGGACCAGCTCGACTTCGTCCAGAAGGACGTGGCCGGATTGTCCAGTGACACACCGATCATCGTGTTCAGCCACATCCCGCTGTTCGCCATGTACCCCCAATGGGGCTGGGGCACAGACGATGCCACGCAGGCGCTCAGCTATCTGAAGCGGTTCTCCTCGGTCACCTGCCTCAACGGCCATGTGCACCAGCTGTTCACGAAGACCGAGGGCAATGTCACCTTCTACAGCGGGACCACCACCGCGTACCCGCTGCCGAAGCCCGGCGACGGCCCCGCGCCCAAACCGGTGACGCTGCCCGCGGGCAAGTTGCACGCGGCACTGGGGATTCGCGAGGTGACCTACCAGAAAGGGCAACAGCAGCTCGCTATCAAAGAACAGGCGCTGAAATGACCACGGCCGAACGGCGTGTCGCACGCGGGTCTCACATCGATGTCATTTCGTCGGGATGACCGGGCGCTGGAAGATCGGAAACGGCGGGTAATCTACTAGGCTGGGCAGTAACAAGATGCTGTGCAGCAATGCGGCGCACGGCGATTACAGGAGGGAAGCCATGCCACCCCGCCGTTTTCGGACGAACGCCGCAGCGAGCGTCATAGTGACGCTCGCCCTGGTGCTGGCGGCCTGCTCGTCCAATCTCCCGAGCGGGAAGGTCGGTCCGCGGACACCGGTCGAGCAATCCATCGTGGTGACGCCCGCCCAGGGCTCGGACAAGGTGGACCCGTCGGCGCCGGTGAAAGTGAGCACGACCGGGGGTGTGCTGACCGATGTCGTGCTGACCAATGACGACGGCCGGGTCATCGAGGGCACCTACACGCCGGACAAGACCGCGTGGAAGCCGAACGACCAGCTGGGTTACGGGCGCACGTACACGCTGAAGGCTTCGGGCATGGACGTGACCGGTCCCACCGGCCCGGTCACCTCCAGCTTCACCACCATCAACCCGAAGAACCAGACCAAGGTGTATCTGAACACCACGGGTGGTCAGGCCATCGTGAACGGCAACAGTTACGGCGTGGGCATGGTCGTCGTCGCACACTTCGACGAGGACATCCCGGATCGGGCGACCGCGGAGAAGCGGCTCGTCGTCACCGCCGATCCGCCGGTCGAGGGCGCCTGGTACTGGCTGGACAACCGCAATGCGCACTGGCGGCCCAAGGAGTACTGGAAGACCGGGACCAAGGTGAGCGTGGTGGCCAACCTGTACGGCGTGGAGGTCGGCAACGGCCTGTTCGGCCAGGAGGACGCCAAGGCCAACTTCGTGATCGGCCCCTCGCACGTGTCCATCGCCGACGACAACACCCACCAGGTGCAGGTGTTCGAGAACGGTCAGCTGATCCGCACCATGCCCACCTCGATGGGCCGCGGCGGCAGTGAGACCATCGCCGGCAAGACCTTCACGTTCTGGACCATGCCCGGCACCTACACCGTCATGGACAAGGCCAACCCGGTCATCATGGACTCCTCCACCTATGGCCTGCCGGTCAATTCCCGGCTCGGGTACAAGGAGGCCATCGGCTGGGCCACGCGGATCAGCACCGACGGCATCTATCTGCACCAGCTCGATTCCACGGTGTGGGCGCAGGGCAATAGCGACACCTCGCACGGCTGCCTCAACCTCAATGCCGAGAACGCGCAGTGGTTCTTCAACTTCGCCAACCCCGGCGACGTGGTGGAGGTGCACAACACCGGCGGCGCGACGCTCGAGGTGTGGCAGAACGGCGACTGGACGCTGCCCTGGGATCAGTGGCTGGCCGGTAGCGCCCGCTGAACCCGCTCGCGCGCGGCCAGCTGACCGGTCCGCGCGAGATACCAGGCGGCGACACAGAATTCGGCGGCCACCGTGCCCCACACCAGCGTCCACACCGAGTGGGTGCGCAGGGTGAGCAGCAACGCGGTGGCCGCCACCGCCGTCCCGATCACCGCGCCGATCATGATGCCGACGGTGTCCTGGCGCACCGGCAGGACGGCGGTGGTGACGAACGAGGTGGTGGCGGTCGCGACCAGAATGCACACCTCCACCCGCAGCAGCGGGACCACACCGCGGAAGTCGTCGTCGTAGATGACCTGCACGGCGAACGGCGCGGCGATCCAGATCCCGGCCACCGCGACGGCCGCCACGATCACGCACGCGGCCAGGGCGCGCAGTTCGTGCCGCCAGAATCCGGGATCGGAGCGCTCGCGCGCCATCCGCGGCAGCAGCGCCAGGCCGATCGGATCCAGTAGCGACTGGGTCGCGCGCACGAGTTTGTCTCCCGCCGAATACAACCCGAGCGAGGCGGCGTCGAGGACCGAGGAGTAGACGGTGGCCGTGCCCTGGCCGTAGCTGGTGACCAGCAGGCGCGAGGCCAGGATCGGAGCGCCCTTGCGCAGGATCATCACGACTTTGGTGGGCCGCCCGGGTTTTCCGAAGCGCTTGTTCGCGTCCCACCAGGTCAACGCCACCGTCACCACCGACGACAGCAGCAGGCACAGCAGCACCACCGCGGCGTTCGGGAAACTCGGCAGCACCGCGACCAGCAGCCCGAGATACACCACGCGTCCCGCGATCTGATACGACATCGAGGCCCCGAACCTGGCCTGCCCCACCAACAGCCAGTCCTCGGACATCGACAGGAATCCGCCGACGAACAGTCCGAGCAGGATCATCCGCAGATGCGTTCCGGCGCCGAAGGCGAGTCCGGTCGCGAGCGCCACCCCGAGCAGTCCGAGCCCGGCGGCGCGGACCGCGAGATAACTGCCCCGCAGGTCGTCGATGCCGTCGTCCTCGAGCAGCGCGGCCATGAAGGTGTTGATCCCGAGGTCGACCAGCAGCGACCCGAGGAAGTACGCCGACATCCCGATGGCCAGCAGCCCGACCCCGCTCACGCCGAGCATCCGCGCGGTCAGCGGCACCGTCACCGCGGTCACCAGGAACTGCCCGTACTTGCCGAGACTCACGAACCCGATGTCGCGCAACACCGACAGCAGCCCGTCCTCGGCCACCTTGGCCCGCACGCGCCGAGCATGTCGCGGGCCGTCAGTCGCCGTTCCGCCATGGCGGTCCTTTCCTCCCCGACCGCGTGCCCCGGGCCGACCCCGAAATTCTCCCGTCGCCACCCGACCCCCGCCACCGCAAGCCGCCCCTGACCGCAAACCGTAACCGCCCATTAAGAATCGACCGCTCAGTCTCGCAGCGGGCTCCGAACTCCCGGTCCCGTGCCCAGCCCGGCCGTGGGTAATGTCGGCCGGTGTCGGGGTGGGGCGGCACACTGGGGGCATGGAGATCACATCGGCCGTCGGGGCGGTCCTCGGGGCGTTCGGGTTGTCGGGCGCGGCCGGGCTCAATGCCTGGTTGCCGCTGTTGGTGGTGGGTATCGCCGACCGGGCCGGCTGGATCGACCTGGGCAGCTCCTACGGGTGGCTGTCCTCGACGCCCGCGCTGATAGTGATCGGGCTGATCTTCCTGATCGACCTGGTCGGGGACAAGATCCCCGCCGTCGATTCGGTACTGCACGGCATCGGCACCCTGGTGGCTCCCGTTTCCGGCGCGATCCTGTTCACCGCCGAAAGCAGCCTGTCCTCGCACCTGTCCCCCGCGGTCGCCGCCGTCCTCGGCGCGGTCACCGCCGGCAGCGTACACGCCGGCCGCACCGTGGCCCGCCCCTTCGTCACGGGAACCACTGCAGGCGTAGGCAATCCGGTAGTCTCGACCGCCGAGGACGGCACCTCCCTGGCCCTGACCGTCCTGGCCCTGGCCCTCCCCGTGGTCGCCTTCATAGCCATCCTGCTCCTCCTGATCCTGCTGGGCTGGTTGGCCTTCCGCACCCGCCGCTGGCTACGCACCCGCCGCGCCCGCAAATCCCGCCCCGACCAACTCCAGCCGTAACCGCCGACCCTCAGCCGGGAATCGCCCGCCGCGGCCGCAGCGCGATCCGATCCCGAAACGCCTCGATGGCCGCCGCAACCTCATACGGCGTCGCCGCGTCCTCGATCTCCTTGCGGTATAACACCCGTCCCGCGACGGCATCGAGGTCGAATCCCCACACCATCGACATCAGCGGATTGATGAAGAGCTCATCTTCAGCGTCGCGCGTCCGAGGCACGGAACGGTGATCACCGAACTCCCCGCGCGCCGCATCGGTAATCGACGCGCAGACGATGCTCTCCCGCTCGGGCGTGTGGCGTTGCACGTGAGCGACGGCGTCGAGCCATTCGTCGACGGCCCGGATCCCGGGGGTCAGTGCGAAAACCCCCTGGTAGGCACCGAGTTTGGCGAGCGCGGCGACATTCTCGAGGAAGTGGGCGTGACAGACACCGTGATGGGCGTCGATACCGAAGCCGACGCATGCGACCAGCTTCACCGGGACATCGAGCGCCCGCCCAGCCATTCCGCCAGATGCTGCTCCGGAAAGTAGCGCTGCGCCCCGCCGGAATCGGCCCGGGCCTCGAACACTCCCGGCCCGACCTCCACCGCAGCCGTCCGGGTGACCGCCGTGAAAGTCAGGTTCGCCAAGATCACCTGCTGCCCACGCTCGAGCAAGGACAGCGCGATGGGCAGGCCGCTGAGCACATCGAAACCCCCTCCGGCCCCGGCTATCAGGACGCGCTCGCGCCCACGCAACCGATGCAGCGGACCCGACTCGAACCCCAGAAATCCCCTGTCCATCAATGCCCTCCCCAGACCTAGGTCCGCCGAATCTATCGCACCGATGATCACCCCCTACTAATGTAGTGATCGTTCGATATCTGTTGACCAGCGCAAAGGAACTGCTTCATATGAGGATTCGGGGTCCCATTCTGGCGGCGGTGGCTGTCACGTGTGCTGTGTTGGCGGTTCCGGCGCAGGCGGGGGCGAACAGTGCGGTCGGGCCTGATGGGGCGGCGTTCTACGACCCGCCCGCCTCGGTGGTTCCCAGCGCGCACGGGTCGCTGATCTGGTCGACTCCGTTGGCGGGGGCGCCCGGGTTGGCGGGGGCGACCAATACCAAGGTGTTGTATCGGTCGGTGGATTTGCAGGGGAATGCCGTTGCGGTGTCGGGGGTCGTGTCGGTTCCGGTGGGGACGCCGCCTCCGGGTGGGTGGCCGGTGATTTCGTGGGCGCACGGGACCACCGGGACCGCCGATGTTTGCGCGCCTTCGCTGGACTCGGATGCGAGCTATCTCTCCCACCCGTACACCTCGCTGACCGATCAGACTCTGGCGCAATGGGTCTCGGCCGGGTACGCGGTGTTGAAGACCGACTATCAGGGGTTGGGTACGGCCGGTGAGCACGGGTATCTGATCGGGGTGACCGAGGCTCGGGCCGTTGCTGACATCGTGACCGCGGCGCGGGAGCTGGATCCGGCGGTCGGTACGCGCTGGGTCGCGGCCGGGCATTCGCAGGGCGGTCATGCGGCGGCGTGGAGCGATGCGCAAGCGCAGGCGTGGGCGCCGCAGTCGACGCTGCTGGGCGCGGTGGCGTTGGCGCCGGCCTCGCACATCGGGACGCTGTACGACGTCACGGCGTCACCGCTGGGCAGTCTCCTGACCGGCAGCGCGGGCACGGGCGGTGCCGGAACCGGAAGTGCGGGAGCCGCCGACGCACCGAGCCCGTTCACGCCGCTGATCCTGACCGGAGCGGCCACGGCCGGTGACATCCACCTGCCCGGCATCCTGACCCCGGCCGCCGCGAACCTGATGCCGCTGGCGCAGACCGACTGCATCGATCAACTGCGGCAGAGCGATTGGGGCCGGTTGCCGTTCAGCAAGACCTTCGCGGCGGGCGCCGACCTGTCGGCGCTGCGCTCGATCCTGGACGCGAACGACCCGAGTTCGCTGAAGTTCTCGACGCCGCTGTTCGTCGCACAGGGCAAGGCCGACACCACCGTTCCCCCCACCGCGACCGACGCGATGGTGTCCCAGCTGCAGCTGGCGGGCCAGCCGGTCACGTACAAGACCTACCCGGACGTCGATCATCGGTCGCTGATCGCGGCCTCCTACACCGATGCGCTCGCGTGGGTGAACGCGCGGTTCGAACGCTGAGCGCGCTCAGGCCAGGTCGGAGAAGCGGACGGCGCGGGCTTCGGCGGTGACATGCAGGCCGTTCGCCGTGGGCTGGATGGAGGTCACGCGCGCGCCCAGCGGCAGTTTCTCCAAAGGGATGGTGAAGGTGAGCGATTCGCTCACCGCCGCCAGGGAGACCGTGGGGCCGCCGGCCGCGGCCTGCACGGACACGGGGGTGACGACGATGCCGTCGTCGGTGGGGGCGACGGTGACGAAGACCGTTGCGGGGACCGGGATACCGGCCACGGGGAAGGTTCCCGCGACGCGCAGACCCTCGGGACTGTCGGAGATCGATTCGACGCCGGCCGGCGCGTAGCGCTGGACGGTGTCGAAGGGGACCCGGGCCGTGGCGATCGCGGTGTCGGCGGTCAGGTTCGCGGTGCGCTTGTTCACCACGTCGCCCAGGGGCGCGGACACACCGGTCAACTTCACGTCGAGGTCGTTGACGGAGATGTCGGCGTCGGTCCAGTCGCCGATGCGGATGTCGATGTTCTGGTAGGTGCCGTCGACGGCCTGGGTGAGAAAGGGGATGCCGTCGATGGTGACCGCGGGTTGGTGCGGAAGTTTGTAGTCGGCGGCGATCTGCCGGGCGATCTCGTTCTGCGCCATCCCCACTGCGACACGGTCGCCGGCGATCAGGGCGATCGCCACGACGACGAGCAGGATCAGCAGTGCGCGCATGCGTTCATCTGTTCAGCCATGCCACCATCATGCTGGGGAATCCCGGTGATGAGGACGGGCGCGCGGAATCCGACGCGAACCCACAGGAAATCGCCACAATGAACGCGATGCCTACCGAAAGGTCGTTGCGACGATGAAGTCCACTCGCATAGTGCTCGCCTCCCGCCCGGTCGGATGCCCGAGCAGGAGAATTTCCGAACCGAGACGGTGGAGTTGGAGCAACCGCGGCCCGGTGAGGCGCTGTTGCAGACGCTGTATCTGTCACTGGACCCGTACATGCGGGGTCGGATGAGCGACGCGCCCTCCTACGCGCCGCCGGTGGAGGTCGGCGACACCATGTGCGGCGGTGCGGTGTCGCGGGTGCTCGAATCCGCCGATCCCGCACTGCGTCCCGGCGATATCGTGCTCGGCTGGGCGGGCTGGCAGACGCATTCGGTCGAGAACGTGCAGGCGTTGCAGAAGCTGGATCCGAGCGCCGCACCGCTCACCACCGCGCTGGGCGTGCTGGGAATGCCGGGCTTGACGGCCTACACGGGTCTGCTGACCATCGGCCGCCCGAAGCCGGGCGAGACGGTGGTGGTCGCGGCCGCGACGGGTCCGGTCGGCGCGACGGTCGGCCAGATCGCGAGGATCCAGGGCGCGCGGGCCGTGGGCATCGCGGGCGGGCCGGAGAAGGTGGCGCTGCTGCGCGAGAAGTTCGGCTTCGATGCCGCGATCGACCATCGCGCACCCGATTTCGCCGAGCAGCTGGCCGCCGCCACCCCCGACGGGATCGACGTCTACTTCGAGAATGTGGGCGGTGCGGTGTTCGATGCGGTGCTGCCGCGGCTCAACACCTATGCCCGAGTCCCGCTGTGCGGCTTGGTCGCCAACTACAACGACACCGACCTGCCGCCCGGACCGGACCGGCTGCCGCTGCTCACCTCGAACATCCTGCGCAAGAGCCTGACCGTGCGCGGGTTCATCGTGTCGGAGTTCTGGGATCAGATCGGGGAGTTCCGGCCGGCGGCGGCGCAGTGGATCGCGGAGGGCAAGCTCACCTACCTCGAGGATGTCGTCGACGGGCTCGATCAGGCCGTGGAAGCCTTCCAGGGCCTGTTGACCGGCAAGAATGTCGGCAAGCTGATCATCAAGGTGTCGGACTGAGGCGCTACTTCATGGCCGTGACGTAGGGCCGCAGCCCCAGCGCGATGTCGACGCACACCCCCAGCAGCACATCGCGCTCCACGGGGTCGAGCGGATGCTTCAGCCACAGCCGCGTGCCCAGGATCGGCACGGGCAGTGGCTGTCCGGCCCGATCCCACCAGAACGACTCGTTGTAGAGGTCCTCGGCCATCCTGCGCAGGGTCCACCCGCCCGCGGTGCGGACCACGTCGAGCCGGCCGACTTCGGCGCCCATCCGGTCGAGTACCACCAGCCGGAACAGTTCCGGGGTGCGGGGCTCGTCCG from Nocardia tengchongensis includes:
- a CDS encoding DUF2993 domain-containing protein, coding for MRALLILLVVVAIALIAGDRVAVGMAQNEIARQIAADYKLPHQPAVTIDGIPFLTQAVDGTYQNIDIRIGDWTDADISVNDLDVKLTGVSAPLGDVVNKRTANLTADTAIATARVPFDTVQRYAPAGVESISDSPEGLRVAGTFPVAGIPVPATVFVTVAPTDDGIVVTPVSVQAAAGGPTVSLAAVSESLTFTIPLEKLPLGARVTSIQPTANGLHVTAEARAVRFSDLA